GGGAGGTGGCCGCGGAGGCGCGCGTAGCCCTCGTTGACGCACTTAACGCGCTGCCGCTCGCGCTCGTTGCGCTTCTGGATGAAGGCTGGCTCGAAGGGGTATTCGTAGACCCCGAAGGCACCGGGGAAGGGCACATAGGGGAACACCCCCGCGTAGGCGTCGTAGTAGGGCTGCTCGGCTGGGCCCGGGTACAGCAGGAAGGGCACGTTGCCTAGGGGCTCGGCGGGAGGCAGGGGCGCCTGCCGGGGAGGGGGCATGACGCCCAGCTGCATGCAGCTGGGGGGCCCCAGGGGCCTCCGGTCCACCAGAGCCCGGCAGAAGTTATTGTTCATGGTGCCACGTGGAGCTGGACCCAGAGTGAGGCCCCCACCGAATGGCCCCTGCTTGGGGTCTACACGGTCTCGACCACTGGGGCAAATCACATCGCTAGCAGCAGCTCCGGGGTACCAGGATTTGCTAGGGCCTCTTTTCGCCCTTTAGGGTGGCTTCCAAGGACTCCCTAACACCAGCCATCGTCCTAGACAAGTGTGGCCCCTCTCAGGGGGTCGGTGCACACCTTCTCAGATCCAGCCCATGGCGCCGCGGAACTCTGAGGGCCCACACCTCGCTCCGCAGCACCCATGGGCACGGCCACAGACCCGCACGCCTTGCCTCTTCCTGCCGCCCAACATGGGCACCTCAGGCCTAAACCCCAGGCTCCatgccctccacccccaccccagcgcCTGATCCTTGGTCCTCACGGCCTTCGAGATCCCTGATCCCTGGGCAGTCCGGGGTGCCCAAACTGATGGCTGCTGTTAGGAGTGCGCCAGCTCAGTGGAGGGAGTCCCGGGAAACATTTCTAAACAAGAGGAGAGGAGAGTGAACATATCAGTTAGGAAAGGCCTGTATTATGGGCTTATTTGTATCATCTCCACCCGCAAACGGGATTGTAAGCCTCATGAGGAGAGGTGGTTGGCTACTGAAGGGGCACAGATCTGGGTTAAAATCTTGTGCGCATCCCTTCTTACTAGTCGGGTGACCGCTTTGAGTCATGGTTTCCCTAGGAAGGGCAAGGGAAACATCCCTGACAAGAAATTAATAAGCGAATCAACTGTGAAAGTATGTATGCAAAAACACCTCCTAAAGGGCATAGCTTATAGAAATGCCCAATTTTGTCATGTCCCTTGAGAGTGGGGATTAAGTCTCATCACTGATCCCTTCCAGGGCCTTACATCTAGAAGAAGGTCTGAGACTGCCTATTGAATTAGCAGCAGCAGCCATCAGCCAACGAGGGAAGCCAACTCTTTATGGAAAGGAATGCCTCTTTGATAACCAGGTAGGTGTTGTTG
This DNA window, taken from Macaca mulatta isolate MMU2019108-1 chromosome 1, T2T-MMU8v2.0, whole genome shotgun sequence, encodes the following:
- the ASCL5 gene encoding achaete-scute homolog 5, with the protein product MNNNFCRALVDRRPLGPPSCMQLGVMPPPRQAPLPPAEPLGNVPFLLYPGPAEQPYYDAYAGVFPYVPFPGAFGVYEYPFEPAFIQKRNERERQRVKCVNEGYARLRGHLPGALAEKRLSKVETLRAAIRYIKYLQELLSSAPDGATPPAARGLPGTRPCPAPPAAPRPDRPGDGEARAPSSLVPESSESSCFSPSPFLESEESCH